The Calditrichota bacterium genome includes a window with the following:
- a CDS encoding NifU family protein: MEVDRRSVEIALDQLRPSFYMEGGDIRLLEIHPGGVVEVALSGACHGCGMSLMHIKMGVEQYLRQMVPGVTEVITPDFN, from the coding sequence ATGGAGGTAGATCGTCGTTCTGTCGAGATAGCGCTCGACCAATTGCGCCCTTCGTTCTATATGGAAGGCGGGGACATTCGCCTGCTTGAAATCCACCCCGGAGGAGTTGTTGAGGTCGCCCTCAGCGGCGCCTGTCACGGCTGCGGGATGTCGCTTATGCACATCAAGATGGGCGTAGAGCAGTATCTGCGTCAAATGGTGCCGGGAGTCACCGAGGTGATCACGCCCGACTTCAACTGA
- the ftsZ gene encoding cell division protein FtsZ: MITPLTIKFADEPVVNARMKVVGVGGAGGNAVDRMILSGMKGVEFITINTDAQALDRNLAPRKVQIGKLLTRGLGAGANPEVGKKAAVDDTEFLREVLAETDLVFITAGMGGGTGTGAAPHIAQLARDAGALTVAIVTKPFIFEGRRRMIYADTGIKELRGNCDTLVVIPNQRLLSVVEVKTTLLKAFEKADSVLTDATRGITDLITNSGIINLDFADVRTVMQCGGDAMMGIGIAVGEQRGEMAARAAISSPLLEDVSIAGAKGVLVNVTGSSEMTLHEVNEAMTVINEAAGDEANVIFGAVIDDNSGEEIRVTVIATGFTGGRVPPVVTVLPEATADFRSARTQRTEMDKPAIIRRDPVIEPPRVVPPSRIRLEVDLDGEPPADFDVPAFMRMNGHSR; encoded by the coding sequence ATGATCACTCCACTTACCATCAAGTTCGCAGACGAGCCGGTCGTCAACGCCCGGATGAAGGTGGTCGGGGTCGGCGGTGCCGGCGGGAACGCTGTGGACCGGATGATCCTGTCCGGTATGAAGGGGGTCGAGTTCATCACCATCAACACCGACGCCCAGGCGCTCGACCGCAACCTCGCCCCGCGCAAGGTGCAGATTGGCAAACTACTGACGCGCGGTCTGGGCGCGGGAGCCAATCCCGAGGTTGGGAAGAAGGCAGCCGTGGATGATACCGAGTTCCTGCGAGAAGTGCTCGCCGAGACCGACCTCGTCTTCATCACCGCCGGGATGGGCGGCGGCACCGGCACTGGGGCAGCGCCGCACATCGCGCAACTTGCGCGGGACGCCGGAGCACTGACGGTCGCCATCGTTACCAAGCCGTTCATCTTCGAGGGTCGTCGCCGGATGATCTACGCTGACACTGGCATCAAGGAATTGCGCGGCAACTGCGACACACTGGTCGTGATCCCGAACCAGCGACTCCTCTCCGTCGTCGAGGTGAAGACGACGCTTCTGAAGGCGTTCGAGAAAGCCGACTCCGTCCTGACCGATGCGACGCGCGGCATCACCGACCTGATCACAAATTCAGGCATCATCAATCTCGACTTCGCAGACGTCCGGACGGTGATGCAGTGCGGCGGTGATGCAATGATGGGGATCGGCATTGCGGTGGGTGAACAGCGCGGTGAAATGGCGGCTCGAGCGGCGATATCGTCGCCGCTGCTCGAGGATGTCTCGATTGCGGGCGCCAAGGGGGTGCTGGTCAACGTTACCGGATCGTCGGAGATGACCCTCCACGAAGTGAACGAAGCGATGACGGTGATTAATGAAGCCGCCGGCGATGAAGCCAACGTCATATTCGGCGCCGTCATCGACGACAACTCGGGCGAGGAGATCCGGGTGACGGTCATCGCAACCGGCTTCACTGGCGGGCGGGTTCCCCCGGTCGTAACGGTGCTGCCTGAAGCGACCGCCGACTTTCGTTCCGCCCGCACCCAGCGCACGGAAATGGACAAGCCGGCGATCATCCGCCGCGATCCGGTGATCGAGCCGCCGAGAGTCGTTCCGCCCTCGCGCATCCGGCTTGAGGTTGACCTTGACGGTGAGCCGCCTGCGGACTTCGACGTACCGGCTTTTATGCGGATGAATGGGCACAGCCGGTAA
- a CDS encoding DMT family transporter — protein MSRAAGESIPHTPTGWIVFLLLVVMVFWGGSFIAIKVGLRHLGPMELVAARFIPSALMLLPIAFLARRKSSRNGFWQHLSRQDRWLTILCSFLAVPGYHICLNYGETLIPAGWASLVISLNPACIAIWAALLLKEHIPGRRIVGLAVAFAGLLVIALTGQALADDRSEIPLGVKAFGLFVTLGAVIGWGGFTVISKRLITGRSPIEGLTWFIGLGSLWTLPFVSLDFIRLWLDAPAELWWAILFLSAGCTVISFIIWFWVLSHWPASRAGLFIYAVPVLALVMGWGLLGESLSPGVVLGAVVVIGGVLLAMREMPPASQLPPPEGV, from the coding sequence GTGAGCCGGGCGGCGGGCGAATCGATTCCACATACCCCTACCGGTTGGATCGTCTTCCTCCTGCTGGTGGTGATGGTCTTTTGGGGCGGGTCGTTCATCGCCATCAAGGTAGGTCTGCGCCATTTAGGCCCTATGGAGTTGGTCGCGGCGCGGTTTATACCATCGGCGTTGATGCTGCTTCCCATAGCCTTTCTGGCGCGAAGGAAGTCCAGCCGGAACGGTTTCTGGCAGCACCTTAGCCGCCAGGACCGGTGGCTGACTATACTCTGCTCCTTCCTCGCCGTGCCGGGCTACCATATCTGCCTCAACTACGGCGAGACGCTAATCCCCGCCGGATGGGCGAGTCTGGTCATATCCCTCAATCCGGCTTGTATAGCGATATGGGCAGCGCTGCTCCTGAAAGAGCATATTCCGGGACGGCGGATTGTCGGGTTGGCGGTCGCATTTGCCGGGCTGTTGGTGATTGCGCTGACCGGCCAGGCGCTCGCCGACGACCGAAGCGAGATTCCGCTCGGGGTAAAGGCCTTTGGCCTTTTTGTAACGCTCGGCGCAGTCATAGGCTGGGGCGGGTTCACGGTAATCTCGAAACGGCTCATCACCGGGCGCAGCCCGATCGAAGGGCTCACCTGGTTCATCGGGCTCGGATCTCTCTGGACGCTGCCATTTGTGTCATTGGACTTTATAAGGCTATGGCTTGACGCCCCGGCGGAACTTTGGTGGGCTATTCTGTTCCTCTCAGCCGGCTGCACGGTGATCAGTTTCATCATCTGGTTCTGGGTGCTGTCGCACTGGCCGGCTTCTCGAGCCGGATTGTTCATTTATGCCGTGCCGGTACTGGCACTGGTGATGGGATGGGGGCTGTTGGGGGAGTCGCTCTCACCGGGAGTTGTGTTAGGTGCGGTCGTGGTCATCGGGGGAGTTTTGTTGGCGATGCGGGAGATGCCGCCGGCGAGCCAACTTCCTCCGCCGGAAGGAGTATAA
- a CDS encoding thermonuclease — MNPKRKLLVKKAKGDRPAGSRPVVGKLSTNALSLIVGAILGAGTSFYLGPGERSSTAGTVRSGPWPVKRVIDGDTVVLQIEGREETVRLIGVDTPETVKPGTPMEPYGPEANRFTKNLLSGEEVLLEYERNGKAGKDRFGRTLAYIYRSPDGLFVNSEIIRQGYGRLYRKEKSRLHREFEMSERAARRAGRGMWGIGLDGR; from the coding sequence ATGAATCCCAAACGTAAGTTGCTCGTAAAGAAAGCCAAGGGCGACCGTCCGGCTGGATCGCGTCCCGTCGTTGGGAAACTTAGCACCAATGCTCTCAGCCTCATTGTTGGAGCGATTCTTGGTGCCGGGACGTCATTCTATCTTGGACCGGGGGAGAGGAGTTCGACAGCAGGAACTGTGCGGAGCGGCCCCTGGCCGGTGAAGCGGGTCATCGACGGCGACACCGTTGTCCTGCAAATTGAAGGTCGTGAGGAGACCGTCCGGTTGATCGGTGTAGATACGCCGGAAACGGTCAAGCCGGGAACTCCGATGGAGCCATATGGCCCGGAGGCGAACCGGTTCACGAAGAACCTCCTATCCGGCGAGGAGGTCTTACTCGAGTATGAACGCAACGGCAAGGCAGGGAAGGATCGCTTCGGGCGGACTCTGGCCTATATTTATCGCTCCCCGGACGGGCTGTTCGTTAACTCTGAAATCATCCGGCAGGGCTACGGCCGGCTCTATCGCAAGGAGAAATCGAGATTGCATCGCGAGTTTGAGATGTCCGAGCGCGCGGCTCGCAGGGCCGGTCGGGGGATGTGGGGAATCGGCCTGGACGGCAGGTGA
- a CDS encoding ATP-binding cassette domain-containing protein → MLKLLNVTYRYAGGHGVSGVSFDLARGEFALLTGRTGAGKTTLLKLISLELAADAGEITLERFRSSGLPDRLKPQWRRRLGIVHQDLHLLDDRSTLENVILAARCETSLNHSRGRAVRALNRVGLAQKLNARPSHLSTGERQRAAIARALVNDPFLLLADEPVSNLDAETSAEIVEHLARVSRNGTAVLVATHQPERFEHLRPVVLKMDHGHLER, encoded by the coding sequence ATGCTTAAGTTACTAAATGTTACATATCGTTATGCCGGAGGACATGGCGTAAGCGGCGTTTCGTTCGACCTTGCGCGCGGTGAGTTTGCGCTGCTGACCGGGCGCACCGGTGCCGGCAAGACGACGCTGCTCAAATTGATTTCGCTCGAACTTGCCGCCGATGCTGGGGAAATCACGCTCGAGCGGTTTCGTTCGAGTGGACTTCCCGATCGTCTGAAACCGCAGTGGCGCCGCCGGCTTGGGATCGTGCATCAGGATTTGCATCTCCTCGACGACCGGTCAACCCTTGAAAATGTCATCCTTGCGGCGCGTTGCGAGACGTCGCTTAATCACTCCCGCGGGCGGGCCGTCCGGGCTCTAAATCGGGTCGGCCTGGCGCAGAAACTGAACGCCCGTCCGTCGCACCTTTCGACCGGTGAACGCCAACGCGCCGCTATCGCACGCGCGCTCGTCAACGACCCATTTCTCCTGCTCGCAGATGAGCCGGTAAGCAACCTTGATGCGGAGACCTCGGCGGAGATCGTCGAGCATCTGGCTCGAGTTAGTCGCAACGGCACGGCCGTGTTGGTGGCAACCCACCAACCGGAGCGGTTCGAACACCTTCGGCCGGTAGTTCTTAAAATGGATCATGGCCATCTGGAGCGCTGA
- a CDS encoding class I SAM-dependent methyltransferase yields MQLWRSKGEAVEAGNPAPPGLEQPPYTALAALYDDLMAHVDYSRWSRFALDLLTTHGLAPPDADPPPILLDCGCGTGTTALLLALYGYRVEAFDRSPGMIERARAKSVGMQNAPQFSVGTFESLDTRNHYDSLLCLYDSINYLLTEDAFSNFIAAAANALRPGGLFLFDICTESNSRIHFTDRSERGRSSDLSYIRWMHYDAKQRLQENIFEITLPGGGEPLLERHIQRIYPVGTVRALLGRSPLTIVEETDEFRRRPPSSGSLRVHFLCRKVA; encoded by the coding sequence TTGCAGTTATGGAGATCGAAAGGGGAGGCTGTAGAGGCCGGCAATCCAGCACCGCCGGGTCTTGAGCAGCCTCCCTACACCGCATTGGCGGCGCTCTACGACGACCTGATGGCGCATGTCGATTATTCGCGCTGGTCGCGCTTTGCGCTCGATCTGCTAACGACCCATGGACTGGCTCCACCCGATGCCGATCCGCCGCCGATCCTGCTCGACTGCGGTTGCGGCACAGGGACGACGGCGTTGCTGCTGGCTCTCTATGGCTACCGAGTCGAAGCCTTCGACCGCTCCCCGGGAATGATCGAGCGAGCCCGTGCCAAGTCCGTCGGGATGCAGAACGCGCCCCAATTCTCGGTTGGCACGTTCGAGTCGCTCGACACCCGCAACCACTATGACTCCCTCCTTTGCCTCTATGACTCGATCAACTACCTGCTGACTGAAGACGCCTTCAGCAATTTCATTGCCGCCGCGGCGAATGCGCTTCGACCGGGTGGGCTTTTCCTGTTTGACATCTGCACCGAATCGAATTCTCGCATTCACTTCACCGACCGCAGCGAGCGCGGTCGCAGCAGCGATCTATCTTACATTAGATGGATGCATTACGACGCGAAGCAGCGACTTCAAGAGAATATCTTTGAGATCACCCTGCCGGGGGGAGGCGAACCGCTTCTGGAACGTCATATCCAACGTATCTACCCGGTCGGAACAGTGCGCGCACTGCTGGGCCGTAGTCCGCTGACAATTGTCGAGGAGACCGATGAGTTTCGTCGTCGTCCGCCATCCTCAGGATCGCTTCGGGTGCATTTCCTCTGCAGGAAGGTGGCATAA